One Pseudomonas sp. HOU2 genomic window carries:
- the ruvA gene encoding Holliday junction branch migration protein RuvA gives MIGRLRGTLAEKQPPHLILDVNGLGYELEVPMTTLYRLPSVGEPLTLHTHLVVREDAQLLYGFAGKRERDFFRELIRLNGVGPKLALALMSSLEVDELIRCVQSQDTSALTKVPGVGKKTAERLLVELKDRFKAWETSPAMFALVPNQPDGPAPVNTAENDAVSALISLGYKPQEASKAITAIKDKNLSSEDLIRRALKGMI, from the coding sequence GTGATTGGACGCTTGCGCGGCACCCTGGCTGAGAAACAGCCGCCGCACCTGATTCTGGATGTAAACGGCCTCGGGTATGAGCTGGAAGTGCCCATGACCACCCTTTATCGTCTGCCGTCGGTCGGTGAACCGCTGACGCTGCACACCCATTTGGTCGTACGCGAAGACGCGCAATTACTCTATGGCTTCGCCGGCAAGCGTGAGCGAGACTTTTTTCGCGAGTTGATCCGTCTCAATGGTGTCGGGCCGAAATTGGCCCTGGCCTTGATGTCGAGCCTGGAAGTCGATGAGCTGATCCGCTGCGTACAATCCCAAGACACCTCGGCGCTGACCAAGGTCCCGGGTGTCGGCAAGAAAACCGCGGAACGCCTGCTGGTTGAACTGAAGGATCGCTTCAAGGCCTGGGAAACCTCGCCGGCCATGTTCGCTCTGGTGCCGAACCAGCCGGACGGCCCGGCGCCGGTCAACACCGCTGAAAACGATGCGGTCAGTGCGTTGATTTCCCTGGGCTACAAGCCGCAGGAAGCGAGCAAGGCGATTACCGCCATCAAGGACAAGAATTTGAGCAGTGAAGACCTGATCCGCCGCGCCCTGAAGGGAATGATTTAA
- the ruvC gene encoding crossover junction endodeoxyribonuclease RuvC — translation MTLILGIDPGSRITGYGIVRDTGRGGCIYVASGCIRTGAGELHERLQIVYRGVREIIQTYGPVTMGIEKVFMAKNADSALKLGQARGAAIVAGAEECLEIAEYTATQVKQAVVGTGAANKEQVQMMVMHMLKLTSKPQIDASDALAIAICHAHTRSSLLPHGLGTARSRGGRLRL, via the coding sequence ATGACTTTAATTCTGGGTATCGACCCCGGCTCGCGCATCACCGGTTACGGGATTGTTCGCGATACCGGACGCGGCGGCTGCATCTATGTGGCCTCGGGCTGCATCCGTACCGGCGCCGGCGAGCTGCATGAGCGGCTGCAAATCGTTTATCGCGGCGTGCGTGAAATCATTCAGACCTATGGCCCGGTGACCATGGGCATCGAAAAAGTGTTCATGGCGAAAAACGCCGACTCGGCGCTCAAGCTCGGGCAGGCTCGCGGTGCGGCGATTGTCGCAGGCGCCGAAGAATGTCTGGAAATTGCCGAATACACCGCCACCCAGGTCAAGCAAGCCGTGGTCGGCACCGGCGCTGCCAATAAAGAACAGGTGCAGATGATGGTCATGCACATGCTCAAGCTGACCAGCAAACCGCAGATCGATGCCTCGGATGCCCTCGCTATCGCCATTTGTCACGCGCACACCCGTTCCAGCCTTCTGCCGCACGGCTTGGGAACCGCACGCAGTCGTGGCGGGCGCCTGCGTCTCTGA
- a CDS encoding YebC/PmpR family DNA-binding transcriptional regulator → MAGHSKWANIKHRKERQDAKRGKIFTKWIRELTVAARQGGGDPGSNPRLRLALDKALGANMSRDIIDRAVARGAGATEADNVEELTYEGYGPGGVAVMVECMTDNRNRTAAAVRHAFSKCGGNLGTDGSVAYLFERKGQISFAPGVDEDALTEAALEADADDVVSHEDGSIDVFTSFTSFYAVRNALEAAGFKGDDAEIVMQPTTSAELDLEGAEKVLKLIDMLEDLDDVQNVYSNADIPEDVAAQLG, encoded by the coding sequence ATGGCAGGTCATTCCAAGTGGGCGAACATCAAGCACCGCAAAGAACGTCAGGATGCCAAGAGAGGCAAGATCTTCACCAAGTGGATCCGTGAACTGACCGTTGCGGCCCGTCAGGGCGGCGGTGATCCGGGTTCCAACCCGCGTCTGCGTCTGGCCCTGGACAAGGCCCTTGGCGCGAACATGAGCCGCGACATCATCGATCGCGCCGTGGCCCGTGGCGCCGGTGCGACCGAAGCGGACAACGTTGAAGAGCTGACTTACGAAGGTTACGGCCCGGGTGGCGTGGCGGTGATGGTCGAATGCATGACCGACAACCGCAACCGTACCGCTGCAGCCGTCCGCCATGCATTCAGCAAGTGTGGCGGCAACCTCGGCACCGACGGGTCGGTCGCGTACCTGTTCGAGCGCAAGGGGCAGATCAGCTTCGCCCCGGGCGTCGACGAAGACGCCCTGACCGAAGCGGCGCTGGAAGCCGATGCCGACGACGTCGTCAGCCATGAAGACGGCTCGATCGACGTGTTCACCTCGTTCACCAGCTTCTATGCGGTGCGTAACGCGCTGGAAGCGGCCGGGTTCAAAGGCGACGACGCAGAAATCGTCATGCAGCCGACCACCAGCGCCGAACTGGATCTGGAAGGCGCGGAGAAGGTGCTCAAGCTGATCGACATGCTCGAGGATCTGGATGACGTGCAGAACGTCTACTCCAACGCAGACATTCCGGAAGACGTGGCCGCTCAGCTCGGTTAA
- the aspS gene encoding aspartate--tRNA ligase, whose amino-acid sequence MMRSHYCGQLNESLEGQEITLCGWVHRRRDHGGVIFLDIRDRDGLAQVVFDPDRAESFAAADRVRSEYVVKITGKVRLRPAGATNANMASGMIEVLGYELEVLNESETPPFPLNEYSDVGEETRLRYRFLDLRRPEMAEKLRLRSRMTTSIRRFLDENGFLDVETPILTRATPEGARDYLVPSRTHAGSFFALPQSPQLFKQLLMVAGFDRYYQIAKCFRDEDLRADRQPEFTQIDIETSFLDEKDIMGLTEGMIRNLFKEVLDLEFGEFPHMTFEEAMRRYGSDKPDLRNPLELVDVADQLKEVEFKVFSGPANDPKCRIAALRVPGGASMPRKQIDDYTKFVGIYGAKGLAYIKVNERAAGVDGLQSPIVKNIPETNLNVILDRVGAVDGDIVFFGADKAKIVSEALGALRIKLGHDLDLLTCKWAPMWVVDFPMFEENDDGSFSALHHPFTAPKCSPEELEANPAGALSRAYDMVLNGTELGGGSIRIHRKEMQQAVFRLLGINEAEQEEKFGFLLDALKYGAPPHGGLAFGLDRLVMLMTGAQSIREVIAFPKTQSAADVMTQAPGVVDAKALRELHIRLRETPKAE is encoded by the coding sequence ATGATGCGCAGCCATTATTGCGGCCAACTGAACGAAAGCCTGGAAGGCCAGGAAATTACCCTTTGCGGATGGGTTCACCGTCGTCGCGACCACGGCGGGGTGATTTTCCTCGATATCCGTGATCGTGATGGTCTGGCTCAGGTGGTGTTCGATCCGGATCGCGCCGAGAGCTTCGCCGCCGCCGATCGCGTGCGCAGCGAATACGTGGTGAAGATCACCGGCAAGGTACGTCTGCGTCCGGCCGGTGCGACCAACGCCAACATGGCGTCGGGCATGATCGAAGTGCTGGGCTACGAGCTGGAAGTGCTGAACGAGTCGGAAACCCCGCCGTTCCCGCTCAACGAATACTCCGACGTCGGCGAAGAAACCCGTCTGCGCTACCGCTTCCTGGATCTGCGTCGTCCGGAAATGGCCGAGAAGCTGCGTCTGCGTTCGCGCATGACCACCAGCATCCGTCGCTTCCTCGACGAGAACGGCTTCCTCGACGTCGAAACGCCGATTCTGACCCGCGCGACCCCGGAAGGCGCCCGCGACTACCTAGTGCCGAGCCGTACTCACGCCGGTTCGTTCTTCGCGCTGCCGCAATCGCCTCAGCTGTTCAAGCAACTGCTGATGGTGGCCGGTTTCGACCGTTACTACCAGATCGCCAAATGCTTCCGCGACGAAGACCTGCGTGCCGACCGTCAGCCTGAGTTCACTCAGATCGACATCGAGACCAGCTTCCTCGACGAAAAAGACATCATGGGCCTGACCGAAGGCATGATCCGCAACCTGTTCAAGGAGGTGCTGGATCTGGAATTCGGCGAGTTCCCGCACATGACCTTCGAAGAAGCCATGCGCCGTTACGGCTCCGACAAGCCGGACCTGCGTAACCCGCTGGAATTGGTCGACGTTGCCGATCAACTCAAAGAAGTCGAATTCAAGGTGTTCAGCGGTCCGGCCAACGATCCGAAATGCCGTATCGCCGCGCTGCGCGTTCCAGGCGGGGCGAGCATGCCGCGCAAGCAGATCGACGACTACACCAAGTTCGTCGGCATCTACGGTGCCAAGGGCCTGGCGTACATCAAGGTCAACGAGCGCGCTGCCGGTGTTGATGGTCTGCAATCGCCGATCGTGAAAAACATCCCTGAAACCAACCTGAACGTGATCCTCGATCGCGTCGGTGCGGTTGACGGCGATATCGTGTTCTTCGGCGCCGACAAGGCCAAGATCGTCAGCGAAGCCCTGGGCGCGCTGCGTATCAAACTCGGCCACGACCTCGACCTGCTGACCTGCAAGTGGGCGCCAATGTGGGTCGTCGACTTCCCGATGTTCGAAGAGAACGACGACGGCAGCTTCTCGGCGCTGCACCACCCGTTCACCGCACCGAAGTGCTCCCCTGAAGAGCTGGAAGCCAATCCGGCCGGCGCTCTGTCCCGCGCCTACGACATGGTACTGAACGGTACCGAGCTGGGTGGCGGTTCGATCCGTATCCATCGCAAGGAAATGCAGCAAGCGGTGTTCCGTCTGCTGGGTATCAATGAAGCGGAACAGGAAGAGAAGTTCGGCTTCCTGCTTGACGCGCTGAAGTACGGTGCACCGCCGCACGGTGGTCTGGCCTTCGGTCTGGACCGTCTGGTGATGCTGATGACCGGCGCCCAGTCGATCCGTGAAGTGATCGCCTTCCCGAAAACCCAGAGTGCTGCGGACGTTATGACCCAAGCGCCGGGTGTGGTGGATGCCAAGGCATTGCGCGAGCTGCACATTCGTTTGCGCGAAACGCCAAAGGCTGAGTAA
- a CDS encoding FmdB family zinc ribbon protein, protein MPMYDYQCASCGHQLEAIQKISEAPLVDCPACQAPELKKQLSMPGFRLSGSGWYETDFKTGAKKNLAGGDKSD, encoded by the coding sequence ATGCCGATGTACGATTATCAATGTGCTTCCTGTGGTCATCAGTTGGAAGCCATTCAAAAGATCAGCGAGGCACCGCTGGTCGACTGCCCTGCCTGTCAGGCGCCAGAGCTCAAGAAACAGCTGTCCATGCCGGGTTTTCGCCTCAGCGGCAGCGGTTGGTACGAAACCGATTTCAAGACCGGAGCCAAGAAGAATCTGGCCGGTGGCGACAAATCTGACTAG
- a CDS encoding ribbon-helix-helix domain-containing protein → MVGADRQSEHGVSQQALKVDPFVSDFDFELIRPLARSVRLNGFATCLRLEQVYWNILGDMAGHNGCSVSTLLSHVDRQVHLRHGGVKNFSGLVRVVCVMNGLRDTPAAVMP, encoded by the coding sequence ATGGTGGGTGCAGACAGGCAAAGCGAACATGGCGTTTCGCAGCAGGCTCTGAAGGTTGATCCGTTTGTCAGCGATTTCGACTTCGAGCTGATCCGGCCGCTGGCGAGATCAGTGCGGTTGAACGGGTTTGCCACGTGCTTGAGGCTCGAGCAGGTTTACTGGAACATTCTCGGTGACATGGCCGGGCACAATGGCTGCTCGGTCAGCACGCTGCTGTCCCATGTGGACCGCCAGGTGCACCTGCGTCACGGCGGGGTGAAAAACTTCAGCGGTCTGGTACGGGTGGTGTGTGTGATGAATGGCCTGCGGGATACCCCGGCGGCCGTCATGCCCTGA
- a CDS encoding Dps family protein translates to MAIDIGISEEDRKSIVEGLSRLLSDTYVLYLKTHNFHWNVTGPMFRTLHLMFEEQYNELALAVDLIAERIRALGFPAPGAYATYARLSSIKEEVGVPSAEDMIKQLVDGQEAVTRTARGIFPLLDKVSDEPTADLLTQRMQVHEKTAWMLRALLEA, encoded by the coding sequence ATGGCAATCGATATCGGTATCAGTGAAGAAGACCGCAAGTCCATCGTCGAGGGGCTGTCGCGGCTGCTGTCGGACACCTATGTGCTGTATCTGAAAACCCATAACTTCCACTGGAACGTCACAGGTCCCATGTTCAGGACCCTGCATCTGATGTTCGAAGAGCAATACAACGAGCTGGCGCTGGCGGTGGATCTGATCGCCGAGCGCATCCGAGCTCTGGGTTTTCCGGCGCCGGGGGCCTACGCGACTTACGCGCGTCTCTCCTCTATTAAAGAAGAAGTCGGCGTGCCAAGTGCCGAGGACATGATCAAGCAGTTGGTCGACGGCCAGGAAGCGGTCACGCGCACCGCTCGCGGCATCTTCCCGTTGCTGGACAAAGTCAGTGACGAGCCGACGGCCGACCTGCTGACCCAGCGCATGCAAGTACACGAGAAGACCGCGTGGATGCTGCGCGCGTTGCTCGAGGCCTGA
- a CDS encoding cold-shock protein: MLKIVHLLMGAAALLLSFIPSLKSEAVPYLQQPDALYLAFFGLLNLVIAPVIPYWNKGPRQHLQNLVSALLVLTVVLQTLTLIAPMPVIAGQPAVLFSLVIALVAVVVHLAVSFYKSSPAAAPVSYDMSNRDTGTVKWFNTSKGFGFISRDSGDDIFVHFRAIRGEGHRVLVEGQRVEFSVMNRDKGLQAEDVIAALPRR, encoded by the coding sequence ATGTTGAAGATCGTCCACCTGCTAATGGGCGCAGCGGCCTTGCTGCTGTCGTTCATACCTAGCTTGAAATCCGAAGCCGTTCCTTACCTGCAACAACCCGATGCACTTTACCTGGCCTTTTTCGGCCTGCTGAACCTGGTCATCGCTCCAGTGATTCCTTACTGGAACAAAGGCCCGCGCCAGCATCTGCAAAATCTGGTCAGCGCTCTTCTCGTGCTGACTGTCGTCCTGCAAACCCTGACCCTGATCGCACCGATGCCAGTCATCGCCGGTCAACCTGCCGTGTTGTTCAGCCTGGTGATCGCCCTGGTTGCCGTGGTTGTGCATCTGGCTGTGAGCTTCTACAAATCTTCACCGGCTGCCGCACCTGTCAGCTATGACATGAGCAATCGTGATACCGGTACCGTCAAGTGGTTCAACACCTCCAAGGGCTTCGGCTTTATCTCCCGGGATTCCGGCGATGATATTTTCGTGCACTTTCGTGCAATCCGTGGCGAAGGCCACCGCGTACTGGTCGAAGGCCAGCGCGTGGAGTTCTCGGTGATGAACCGGGACAAAGGCCTGCAAGCCGAGGACGTGATCGCCGCCCTGCCGCGTCGCTGA